The genomic stretch cacgAGAAGTCCTCGGCTCTTGCGCGCCATCTCCATCGCGCATCGGTGAGGTGTCTGCAGGTGTAAGTGCCGCCGCGAACGAGACGAGAGAGcccccgccggccgccgccgtcggcgtCACGCATTGGTTTCGGGTGGGGACGCAACGTACGCAACGCAACACAACAGTGCAACACACACGCATTGAAAATGAATGAATGGAACGGGCCGGGGGGGCACTGCACCTGCACTGGCGCTGACAAAGACATGCGCCGATGCAGGGGCAGTCGTTTTGCCACTTGCTGCCAAGCGGTCCGAGGCTCCCTCACCACGTGGTTTGATTTTTAACTCAAACACGAGGTGACAGAAAAGGTCAAGAGTAGAAAAGAATATTCCTTTGTAGTCCTGCGAATATTATAGCTAAggctctgtttagattggggataaaatttttttggatgtcacatcagatgtgtcggaaggatgtcgggaggagtttttagaaactaataaaaaaacaaattacatagctcgtcaggaaactgcaagacaaatctattaagcataattaatccgtcattagcacatgtgggttactgtagcacttaaggctaatcatggagtaactaggcttaaaagattcgtctcgcgattttcaaccaaactgtgtaattagtttatttttttatctacatttaatgttccatacatgtgtccaaagattcgatgggatggataaaaaatttttagatagggaactaaacagggcctaaaagcTAGGGCACCCAAAATCAACCCACGCGATGAAGGAGTGCACTGCacgtatatttttgtttttgctGGACATTGCTCGATCTGTTTCGTTCCGTCTCCTGGTGATCCAAGCATTGGACCGAGGTGGCCACCACCCCAAGCACCGGTCCGCGATCACATTGTATGACTATATAGGACGCCGGAGTAGTGGCCTGAGAGTCAGACCCACCTCTCAGCTCGTTTCTCACGTGGGACTAGACACATATTATAGACGTAGTAGTACGTGTCTCTCTCGGCCACCGTGTGCGTGCTCGTCACGTGACACACGCACAACACTTGTCGGCAGACAGACAGTACACGCCTGCGCGCGCCCCGTCACTACATTGTGCGGCTTGCTTTGGAATCTCACCGTGGCAACAAGAATATACCTCTCACTACCTTTTTGAGACATCACAAAAAAACTCCGAGGGCAACTTAACGTGCGCCTGACACAGACCATATGAAAGTGTGAGAGGCTAATTGGCATGCAAACACTTAACGTTTTTTCCCCTCAAATTTGCATCAATCATATCGCTCATATATATCTCAACTCCGAGGGCAACTTAACGTGCGCCTGACACGGACCATATGAAAATGTGAGAGGCTAATTGGCATGCAAACACTTGCGTTCCTCCTCGTTCGTGTCCCATGCATGGTCCATGCATGGATCGCAGGAATGAATAGCATGCAGCTGCAGCAATCGGGCCGACCATTTCATTTATACACGCCGCAACTAGGGTTGTTGGATCACCAGCACGCCTATTGATTGCCACATGTGTACGTCTGCAACCCTGAACATCTTGCGGCCATGgcaggcagcagcagccagGCATGGACCAGCCAGCCATGACCGGCAGCCCTTGTGCACATCTATCTCCTGTTCTTTGCATTGTATGTATAcacaggccttatttagttcctaaaactgaaaagttttcggaactgtagcactttcgtttgtttgtggtaaatattgtccaatcatatactaactaggcttaaaagattcgtctcgtgatttacagtcaaactgtgtgattagtttttgttttcgtctatatttaatgcttcatgcatgtgccgtaagattcgatgtgacgggaaatcttgaaaattttttggatttcggggtgaactaaacaaggccacagttACACACACTGTTCTCTGAATCTcatgtttccttttttttttctcgcagGTGGTCCCTGATCGCCGGACATTTGCCCGGCCGAACAGACAACGAGATCAAAAACTACTGGAACTCGCACCTGAGCAGGCGGGCGACCGACTTCCACGACGGCGTCGTCGTCAACATTGACCTCAGCAAGCTTCCCGGCGGCGGCAAGCGGCGCGGCGGCCGGGCCAGCCGAGGCATCGTGGCCGCGGCGGCCAAGGAGAAGAAGGCCAAGGGGAAGGCGAAGGAGAAGGACGACAAGGGCAAGAACAAGGTCGCCGCAGAagcagagcagcagcagcagctcaaggacgacaaggaggaggaggaggacgacgacgccAACGTCTCAACTACGCCGAGGCCTCCTCAGTCTgactgcgccgccgccgccgcccagagCGAGGAGCAAGCGCAGGCCAGCGCTAGCGGCCTGACCTCCGATAATGGgcccgaggaggaggaggaagaggacacGCTGGCTCTGAGCGAGGAGTTGGTGAGTGCGCTACTGGCGAGCCCCGGGAGCCCAAAGCTGGAGGTGGGCCCAGATGGCTCGTGCATGGACAGTGACAGTGGGCCGTCCGGGGACAGCTGCGGTGGGCCCGGCGGTGGGCCTTATGGCGACGTGGCCCAAGATCTGGACCTGGACGACAACGCCATCATGGACTGGGACTTGATGGGGCTCGACATCTCAGCCGccgatgacatgtgggacccgctGATGTGGGACTACGACGACCAAACGTTGGGGGTCCCGGAACCGGAAGGAGGAGGGGTGGGCCACCACCAGCAGCCGCAGCAGGACGAGGTGATGTCAGACCTCTTCTTCCTGGACAATCTCTAGGAGGCGACTCTGTGCATCTTTAGCATGGGCATGGCTGCTGTGATGTGTAGCTTTCGATTTGATGCAGTGTTAGTAGTAGTAGGTTTTGGGTGTGTTCAGTTCAGAGATGAGTGAGGTCTGAGTTCAGATAAGGGGAGTGTGCTTCAGTGACATTTTTGTCTGCTGGCCCGTAAAATGGACAGGATGTAGAAAAATAAGCGGTAGAATGGCACCTAATCCGCACGCAATGTTAGTTGGGATTTTGGAGACCTTTCAGCAATAGAGCCTGTATAACATCTGCAAAAGGAGAAAGGCaataaatgaataaataaataaaattggcTTCTGGGATTGGCATTGTCAGCTAACCCCTGAGTACaccattttttttttagaaacacaAGAGCTTTATGAATTCACGTCATGGATGAGAAATTTACAATCGCTGAGAGTTTAACTCCCTGAGCCAGTCTGGGAGTTTTTCCTATccacgaaagaaaagaaaagaatgaATTTGATACAAGTTGCCATCGCCGGCCGCACAGCTACGTGCAGCAGCATTGGCTTCAAGCTGGACAAAACACAACTTTAAACGACAAAAAAGTTCTTCCCAGCTCCAACCCCTACATCTGCTGTGCAAAGAATTCAGTCGAACACAAATACAGCCTAGTGCTGAAGCAACAGTAAAAAGCAAAAACTGCTCCGTCTGAACACTACATAATCAGAACAGTTACGGTAGCAGTTTGACGCAGCTTGTTCTGTTCCATGTTTTTAGTGGCTGGGGGGTGCTCCAGTGAAGTTCTATGTGTCAGTATGGTCGACTGTATGTTGAGAAGGTAAGAAACTGTAGACAAAAGAAATTAAGTGGTGGAATTACTCATTCTCGATTACCGTTTACAAACTAGGGTGGAGCCATTATCATTGTTAAATTTGGGAGAACTGTGGTATTCTGATTACATCCAACCAACAACATGACagggaaatgctaatgaaaccctgcagtgaaaaaaagagagacgaTTTCACTTGAGATAGACCAAACAGTTTTCAGCAAGTTGCGGGGATTAATATCAACAGGTAGACTCATTCTCTGACTGTTTGGCTGGATTTCTCAAACTGGCACATACTTCAGAATGGAATGTTCCACAGCCTAATGTTCTAATCTCATGGCTCCTACTAATGTTCATCTTTGTGCATACTTTAGAATCAAGCTTGGCATGGACTACCCAttatcattcattcattcattcgtgAAACAGGGGGAACTCTACCATTCAGGTTACATCTGACAAATATGATCCATGATGAACACAGGTATGTGTTGGGAAGTATTTCTGGAATTTATCAAACAGCAGGAAATTTAATAAAACTCAAACTTCTCAGCAGATCAACCTACACTAATGTTTGTATATCGAAACTAACAAATGCAAGGGTCAATACTGCCATTTGCCAAGTAGGCCCTATTCATCTGTTGACTGTTTCATACTGAACTTTCCTAATCAGTCTAGCCAGTTCATCTCACGCAATCAAATCATCATAGAATCCCGAACATAATGTGTTCACATAATTCAGAATTGATAAGGATGGAATGAACTACCCATTATCATCCGCGATACAGGGAGGACTCTACCATTCAGGTTATAACTGACAATGCCATTCATGATGAACACAAGAACACATGTGTTGGAAAATATTTCTTAAATATTTTACTAATCAGTCCCAGTCAGTTCATCTCACACAATAAAATTTAGCACAAAATTGAGAACTGAGATGCTTTTGTCTATCTTTCAGAATGAACTGTCATGGACTACCCATTATTATTTATGGAACAGGGAGAACTGTAGCATTCTTCAGGGTATAATTGACGACACATGAACATATATGTATTGGAAATACATCTGAAATTGTTGGGGCAAATGCAATTTCACTTCAAAGTTCTCAGCACATAAATGTTTGCAATCCAAAACAGATGGCATGGGTCAACATTACCACCTAGGCCATATTCATTCACTGAACTTTTCACACAAGATTTCCGAAACGCCAAAGCAGTCTCATCAGCTCATCACACAATCTAATTTGCACAGAATTCAGCACGGAAATATTTCTGACACCTTAATCAGTTCAAAGAACACCACAATATAGTCTACTAGTATGCTGGATGAATGTTGCAGCAACAGTTTAAACTACATCACTCTACACGCCA from Sorghum bicolor cultivar BTx623 chromosome 3, Sorghum_bicolor_NCBIv3, whole genome shotgun sequence encodes the following:
- the LOC8060330 gene encoding myb-related protein P, which translates into the protein MGRAPCCEKVGLKKGRWTKEEDEILARYIKEHGEGSWRSLPKNAGLLRCGKSCRLRWINYLRADLKRGNITEEEEEMIIKLHATLGNRWSLIAGHLPGRTDNEIKNYWNSHLSRRATDFHDGVVVNIDLSKLPGGGKRRGGRASRGIVAAAAKEKKAKGKAKEKDDKGKNKVAAEAEQQQQLKDDKEEEEDDDANVSTTPRPPQSDCAAAAAQSEEQAQASASGLTSDNGPEEEEEEDTLALSEELVSALLASPGSPKLEVGPDGSCMDSDSGPSGDSCGGPGGGPYGDVAQDLDLDDNAIMDWDLMGLDISAADDMWDPLMWDYDDQTLGVPEPEGGGVGHHQQPQQDEVMSDLFFLDNL